One genomic window of Brachionichthys hirsutus isolate HB-005 chromosome 22, CSIRO-AGI_Bhir_v1, whole genome shotgun sequence includes the following:
- the klhdc10 gene encoding kelch domain-containing protein 10, which yields MSDADGTRSPDQLNNFKKLTGRPPHRETLAGHRNPPARSGHRCVADNTNLYVFGGYNPDYDESGGSENEDYPLFRELWRYHFATGCWQQIRTEGYMPTELASMSAALHGNNLLVFGGTGIPFGENNGNDVHVCNVKHKRWALLNCRGKKPNRIYGQAMVIINGFLYVFGGTTGYIYSTDLHRLDLTTREWIHLKPNNPPDDLPEERYRHEIAHDRQRIYILGGGTSWTSYPLDKIHAYNLETNSWEEIATKPHDKIGYPAPRRCHSCVQIRSDVFICGGYNGELILADLWKINLQTFQWNKLPAVMPEPAYFHCAAVTPAGCMYIHGGVVNIHENKRTGSLFKIWLAVPSLLELCWEKLLKAFPHLTSLPAMQLLNLGLTQELIERLK from the exons ATGTCGGACGCTGACGGCACTCGCAGTCCAGACCAGCTGAATAATTTTAAGAAGCTGACAGGCAGGCCGCCGCACCGTGAAACGTTAGCAG GTCATCGTAACCCCCCTGCCAGGAGTGGGCATCGCTGTGTCGCAGACAACACTAACCTGTATGTGTTTGGAGGGTACAATCCGGACTATGACGAGTCGGGAGGCTCTGAGAATGAGGACTACCCGCTGTTCAGGGAGCTCTGGAGGTACCACTTTGCCACAGGCTGCTGGCAGCAGATTCGAACAGAGGGCTACATGCCCACAGAGCTGGCGTCCATGTCAG CCGCTTTGCACGGAAACAACCTCCTTGTTTTTGGAGGCACCGGGATCCCCTTCGGTGAAAATAACGGAAACGACGTCCATGTTTGTAACGTGAAGCACAAGCGATGGGCTTTGCTAAACTGTAGGGGGAAGAAGCCCAACAGGATTTATGGACAG gCAATGGTTATCATAAACGGTTTCCTATATGTGTTTGGAGGGACTACGGGTTACATCTACAGCACAGACCTGCACAGGCTGGACCTGACTACGAGGGAGTGGATCCACCTCAAGCCCAACAACCCTCCCGACGACCTCCCTGAGGAACG GTACAGGCATGAAATAGCACATGACAGACAGAGGATCTACATTCTTGGAGGAGGAACTTCCTGGACGTCTTACCCACTGGACAAG ATACATGCTTACAATCTGGAGACCAATTCCTGGGAGGAAATTGCAACTAAACCTCATGATAAAATAG GATATCCTGCTCCTAGGAGGTGCCATAGCTGCGTGCAAATACGAAGTG ATGTATTTATCTGTGGAGGTTACAACGGGGAACTGATATTAGCCGATCTGTGGAAGATCAACCTGCAGACCTTTCAGTGGAACAAACTACCAGCAGTGATGCCTGAGCCGGCTTACTTCCACTGTGCTGCCGTCACCCCA GCCGGATGCATGTACATCCACGGTGGCGTGGTGAACATCCACGAGAACAAGAGGACTGGCTCTTTGTTTAAGATTTGGTTGGCTGTGCCCAGCCTGCTGGAACTCTGTTGGGAGAAGCTCCTCAAGGCCTTCCCCCACCTGACGTCACTCCCAGCCATGCAG
- the zc3hc1 gene encoding zinc finger C3HC-type protein 1, whose protein sequence is MATLGGSRGDRLGTSNHQKSSLVSPEKVRELLNDGVATLDGQHGSGEKNFQDPEVKSNTQAPCEVTNKEAFFSRVESYSCVKWTGKPRILSPLICARYGWINIGSDMLKCCSCQAFLCASLQPTLDFKKYESRIAELSSQLQTQHEKFCPWPDFPCPERFWLVPAAEPSALLAAFLGRFQGACLLAQQLPAMKPEQLKSMSLTEDVVSVMLQLIEEEQKRKGGSPCSEPLAVQVAACIVSLCGWAASPALRAMNLPILTCSYCMRKVGLWNFHQMDGIGGDGDGDASSISVRPSTPTVGPASAATPDFSGDQPASASSAPSSTPATTPCRMKLRSQDSTRSDQGEGTSSPAGLRARSRDSPSPSEEVPSPVTRGKRTAIRQRGQGDNSGMDGDATLLHPPKRLCLSTLGGPDELLHKSAFDPLAQHRDWCPWISVGKENVDPGAIPSLDGDAVLHQQGWKAALDLLLPMKNNLNTAGSSPAQGPRDKSKRVFAIFRQWQLSSSLSQ, encoded by the exons ATGGCGACTCTCGGCGGAAGTCGTGGGGATCGTCTCGGCACCTCAAATCATCAAAAGTCTTCGCTTGTATCTCCAGAGAAAGTTCGCGAACTTCTTAATGATGGCGTAGCGACGTTAGATGGACAACACGGCAG TGGAGAGAAAAATTTTCAAGATCCGGAAGTAAAAAGCAACACTCAAGCACCGTGTGAGGTGACAAACAAAGAAGCCTTCTTCTCAAGAGTGGAATCCTATTCG TGTGTGAAATGGACAGGCAAACCCCGGATATTGTCCCCGCTGATATGCGCCAGGTATGGCTGGATCAACATTGGCAGCGATATGCTCAAGTGCTGCAGCTGTCAGGCGTTCCTTTGCGCATCACTACAACCAACTTTAGACTTCAAAAAAT ATGAATCCCGCATTGCAGAGTTATCGAGTCAGCTTCAGACGCAGCATGAGAAGTTTTGTCCCTGGCCAGATTTTCCATGTCCGG AGCGTTTCTGGCTGGTTCCGGCCGCTGAACCATCAGCACTTCTCGCTGCCTTTTTGGGGCGCTTCCAGGGTGCCTGTCTCCTTGCACAGCAGCTGCCAGCCATGAAGCCAGAGCAACTGAAGTCTATG TCACTGACTGAGGATGTTGTCAGCGTTATGCTGCAGCTCATCgaggaagagcaaaaaagaaagggagggagTCCATGCTCTGAACCGTTGGCTGTCCAGGTGGCTGCATGCATTGTGTCTCTCTGTGGCTGGGCGGCGAG CCCAGCTCTGAGAGCCATGAACCTGCCCATCCTCACCTGCTCATACTGTATGCGCAAGGTAGGCTTGTGGAACTTCCACCAGATGGACGGAATAGGAGGCGACGGCGACGGCGATGCCTCGTCAATCTCGGTGCGCCCCTCTACTCCGACAGTAGGTCCCGCCTCGGCGGCCACGCCCGACTTCTCGGGAGATCAGCCTGCTTCTGCCTCGTCCGCTCCCTCGTCCACTCCCGCTACAACTCCGTGTCGCATGAAGCTAAGAAGCCAGGATTCCACTCGCTCTGATCAG GGTGAGGGCACATCCTCCCCTGCGGGTTTGCGTGCACGAAGCAGAGACTCCCCAAGCCCCAGTGAAGAGGTGCCGAGTCCTGTGACCAGGGGCAAAAGGACTGCAATTCGCCAAAGAGGGCAAGGGGACAACTCTGGGATGGATGGCGATGCCACACTGCTGCACCCGCCTAAACGCCTGTGTCTCTCAACGCTTGGCGGTCCA GACGAGCTCCTCCACAAGAGTGCATTTGATCCTCTCGCACAGCACCGGGACTGGTGTCCCTGGATTTCAGTCGGAAAGGAGAATGTGGATCCTGGAGCGATCCCATCTTTGGATGGAGATGCAGTGCTTCATCAGCAGGGCTGGAAGGCTGCTCTTGACCTCCTTCTACCCATGAAAAATAATCTTAACACAGCAGGAAGCAGTCCAGCACAG GGCCCTCGCGATAAATCTAAAAGGGTGTTCGCTATATTCCGACAGTGGCAGttgtcctcctctctgtctcaatAG